A part of Neodiprion pinetum isolate iyNeoPine1 chromosome 4, iyNeoPine1.2, whole genome shotgun sequence genomic DNA contains:
- the Dcr-1 gene encoding endoribonuclease Dicer-1 isoform X5, whose translation MAFPLNDQVHTKSFSPREYQVELLYAALESNIIVCLGKNSEQIFIVIKLIQELATNNRRSPSEGGKRSVYILRDTDRCLTKAVYIQQLTDLRVLICDSETWPEFDRKFAESQVIVTTSHVCADLLNQNKIYPSQINLAIVDQCHKAVNDEKLKFVLQKFNVSNGPRLIGFAAPVFNLTRQPGRLEAEVELLEKTFHCRIETASDIVSVLRYSPKPKEYIVEYKCGEYEELNQTLENCAMHAMNFLCDHRYDPTEIYNDEFLEDIQKIPDPKQEPCSMIEDFLYVLQTFGAWCANHAALALLIQAEKLKVKTPYERHYLLFNVVVSLFIKIRAICESEFENLSEREKLYKFSTPCVHRLLHILKCYAPSSKKELTIPDNKLSNGHSVSACKKDIDTGKDGLQQSKYIGNVKKLRTGIKRPPKSRYPRTQIDPDLLCGVIFVDKGFTAKILFYLLNDACKYDKDLQFLSPLYTIEKNPEGTSSAHDMEVQHRKQEEVLKSFRIHECNLLIATSILEEGIDIPKCNFVMRYDFPKSYQSYVQCKGRARATDALHVLFVSEKISNECIQKLAEYHYIEQTLLSKCANKEPSEEEELLADKYGDLLPQYKPLSIEGSPSVTFNSAISLVNRYCAKLPSDTFTRLTPEWIIEPTIIDNKTMYVCSIRLPINSPVKYTVTSYPMPNSAMARRLAALQLCIDLHRANEIDDYLLPIGKENFKANPEDAEAPPLPDETKAEFSEARPGTTKRRQYYYKKTAEVLTDCRPVLMTKSFLYHISMVLTCPLPEEQNTRGRRIYPPEESAIGFGILTLKKIPKLCPFPIYTRSGEVHVKLELSKETVTLNADQIERVAAFLKYTFTNVLRLQKYLMLFDPNASENSYFIVPVKTVITENGPDVNVDWEFLERIYENRNAIPNEVSEGDRNQFKFDATKYHDAVIMPWYRNKDQPQYFYVAEICANLNPKSSFPGADYSTFEEYYLKKYNIQIQNLNQPLLDVDHTSARLNFLTPRYINRKGVALPTSSEETKKAKRENLEQKQILVAELCAIHPFPASLWRQAVCLPCILYRINALLLANQIRCQVAKMINLGQQHLDPDFEWLPLDFGWSLSEVLNKSKDSSKLIEMKSDAKTTKSVIPKLTDSMSVAEEIEKDISSKHDSSVDKDNEMEIGTWSNEMAINAVELNNENIFSPNLTVLQDTFSWNDIRYGSPACDSDLDAYDTDDTSSEAMGDFSDESDEGGGGLRIAFMGDNVAEAVEDENRIRKNEINKRILDLLELERSYDEDVWQCSNDIQNGLIQQHETAQNIETSRTKEEILTNGMFIRSDQEIVLKRRSSAVQNKTDLLPSEYYEYISQVSKRFTHEVINTQPLRQPIKKQSNNSQILEEADDSFFSFDYQPNLNGHPGPSPSLILQALTMSNANDGINLERLETIGDSFLKYSITTYLYCTYDNIHEGKLSHLRSKQVSNLNLYRLGRRKVLGESMIATKFEPHDNWLPPCYYVPREIEQALIESGVPSNLWNQADIPVLRAVNRNEISELVRETEHKLEIMRTELIRSSNDSATDFEKLRCFIPYNLITQHSIPDKSVADCVEALIGAYLIACGPRGAFLFMAWLGIHVLPFQKVSIISTNEPLDRPPGSSSYIKEINENGETCWTQIRYGNLDEPQCPLLRHVPDPEKELSLMLDGYSDLEESMGYKFREPSYLLQAFTHASYQPNKLTDCYQRLEFLGDAVLGNNLII comes from the exons ATGGCATTTCCATTAAATGATCAAGTTCATACTAAGTCTTTCTCTCCTAGAGAATATCAA GTGGAGCTCCTCTACGCAGCTTTAGAGAGCAACATAATAGTTTGTCtaggaaaaaattctgaacaaatatttattgttatcaaACTAATTCAAGAGTTGGCGACTAACAACAGAAG ATCTCCGTCAGAAGGAGGCAAGCGCTCAGTATACATTCTAAGAGATACAGATCGATGTTTAACCAAAGCTGTATATATACAACAATTAACAGATTTACGCGTACTTATCTGTGATTCTGAGACATGGCCAGAGTTCGATAGAAAATTCGCTGAAAGTCAG GTGATTGTTACTACATCACATGTTTGTGCAGATCTGTTGAatcagaataaaatttatccaaGTCAAATAAATTTGGCAATTGTAGATCAATGCCACAAAGCAGTCAATGATGAAAAGCTAAAGtttgttttacaaaaatttaatgtcTCTAACGGTCCTCGACTAATTGGTTTTGCTGCACCAGTTTTTAATCTAACTCGTCAGCCAGGACGACTGGAAGCAGAAGTTGAACTTTTGGAAAAAACCTTTCATTGTAGAATTGAAACAGCCAGTGATATTGTATCAGTATTAAG ATATAGTCCAAAACCAAAAGAGTACATTGTAGAATACAAATGTGGCGAATATGAAGAATTAAACCAGACTCTGGAGAACTGTGCTATGCATGCTATGAACTTTTTGTGTGATCATCGCTATGATCCCACTGAAATTTACAACGATGAGTTCCTCGAGGACATACAGAAGATTCCTGATCCTAAACAGGAACCTTGCTCAATGATAGAAGACTTTTTGTACGTACTTCAAACATTCGGGGCTTGGTGCGCCAATCACGCTGCTCTAGCTTTGCTAATTCAAGCAGAAAAGCTGAAAGTAAAAACCCCTTATGAGCGACACTACTTATTATTCAACGTTGTGGTTTCCttgtttattaaaataag AGCTATTTGTGaaagtgaatttgaaaatttgagcgaaagagaaaaattatacaaattctCCACTCCATGTGTTCATCGACTATTGCATATACTCAAGTGTTATGCCCCATCCAGCAAAAAAGAATTGACTATCCCAGACAACAAACTGAGCAATGGACACA GTGTATCTGCCTGCAAGAAAGACATTGATACTGGAAAAGATGGCCTCCAACAATCAAAATACATTGGAAATGTCAAAAAGCTACGAACTGGTATTAAAAGACCTCCAAAATCACGGTATCCACGTACTCAAATTGATCCAGATCTGTTGTGCGGAGTTATTTTTGTGGATAAAGGATTTACagcaaaaatattattttatctattgaaT GACGCTTGTAAGTATGACAAAGATTTACAATTTCTCTCTCCACTTTATACAATTGAAAAGAATCCTGAGGGAACAAGCTCTGCTCATGACATGGAGGTTCAACATCGGAAACAAGAGGAGGTTTTAAAAAGCTTCCGAATACACGaatgtaatttattaattGCTACATCGATATTGGAGGAGG GAATAGATATACCAAAATGCAATTTTGTGATGAGGTATGATTTCCCTAAGAGCTATCAGTCTTACGTGCAGTGCAAAGGCCGAGCTCGGGCAACTGATGCCCTTCATGTGCTTTTcgtgagtgaaaaaatatccaatGAGTGTATACAAAAGTTAGCTGAATATCACTATATTGAACAG ACTTTATTATCAAAGTGCGCCAATAAGGAACCttcggaagaagaagaattattGGCGGATAAATATGGTGATTTGTTACCTCAGTACAAACCATTGAGTATTGAGGGTTCACCTAGTGTTACTTTTAATTCTGCAATATCTTTGGTAAACAG GTATTGTGCCAAGCTGCCTAGTGATACATTCACTCGATTAACACCAGAATGGATAATTGAACCAACAATTATTGACAATAAAACCATGTATGTTTGTTCCATACGTTTGCCAATAAACTCGCCTGTGAAATACACAGTAACG TCATATCCAATGCCGAATAGCGCAATGGCTCGTCGCTTGGCTGCACTTCAACTCTGCATAGATCTTCATAGAGCTAATGAAATTGATGATTATTTGTTGCCAAttggtaaagaaaattttaaagcAAACCCAGAAGATGCTGAAGCCCCTCCACTACCagatgaaacaaaagctgaGTTTTCTGAAGCGCGCCCAGGTACCACTAAACGAAGACAATACTACTACAAAAAG ACTGCCGAAGTGTTAACAGATTGCAGGCCTGTACTGATGACGAAATCGTTTTTATATCATATTAGTATGGTACTCACTTGCCCTTTACCTGAGGAACAAAACACAAGAGGTCGTCGAATATATCCTCCTGAAGAGTCAGCTATAGGATTTGGCATTCTAACtctaaaaaaaataccaaag CTATGTCCATTCCCAATATACACGAGATCGGGAGAGGTTCATGTAAAACTTGAATTAAGTAAGGAGACGGTTACATTGAATGCTGATCAAATTGAACGAGTAGCAGCCTTCCTCAAGTACACATTCACAAATGTTCTAAGGCTTCAAAAATATCTGATGCTATTTGATCCGAATGCTTCAGAAAATTCATACTTTATTGTTCCTGTAAAAACGG TCATCACAGAAAATGGCCCGGATGTTAATGTGGATTGGGAGTTCTTAGAACGTATATATGAGAACAGGAATGCAATACCGAATGAAGTGTCGGAAGGAGATCGCAATCAATTCAAATTTGATGCAACTAAATATCATGATGCTGTTATTATGCCATGGTATAGAAATAAGGATCAGCCacaa TACTTTTATGTAGCGGAAATTTGTGCCAACTTGAATCCAAAATCTTCTTTTCCTGGGGCTGACTATAGTACATTTGAGGagtattatttgaaaaaatataacatacaGATTCAGAATCTGAATCAACCGCTACTTGATGTAGATCATACTTCAGCTAGGCTCAATTTTCTCACACCAAG ATACATCAATCGTAAAGGTGTTGCATTACCAACTAGTAGTGAGGAAACCAAGAAGgcaaagagagaaaatttggaacaaaaacaaatattgGTAGCAGAGCTTTGTGCTATTCACCCATTTCCTGCCTCATTATGGAGACAAGCGGTTTGTCTGCCATGCATACTTTATAGAATCAACGCACTTCTTCTTGCTAATCAAATACGATGCCAGGTagcaaaaatgataaatttggGGCAGCAACATTTAGATCCAG ACTTTGAATGGTTGCCATTAGACTTTGGTTGGAGTCTATCGGAAGTCTTGAATAAATCAAAGGACAGTagtaaattgattgaaatgaaaagtgaTGCTAAAACTACGAAATCTGTTATACCTAAATTGACAGACAGTATGTCCGTGGCAGAAGAAATTGAGAAAGATATCTCTTCAAAACATGACAGTTCCGTGGATAAAGATAATGAAATGGAAATTGGAACGTGGTCTAATGAAATGGCTATAAATGCAGTGgaattgaataatgaaaatattttttcaccaaatttaaCGGTGCTACAAGATACCTTTTCTTGGAATGATATTAGGTACGGCTCACCTGCCTGTGATTCTGATTTAGATGCTTACGATACTGATGACACCTCTAGTGAAGCAATGGGAGATTTTTCAGACGAAAGTGATGAAGGTGGTGGTGGTCTACGCATTGCTTTTATGGGAGATAATGTTGCAGAAGCTGTGGAAGACGAAAATAGAAtccgtaaaaatgaaattaataaaagaattttGGATTTATTAGAGTTGGAAAGAAGTTATGACGAGGATGTTTGGCAGTGTTCCAATGATATTCAGAATGGATTAATTCAACAACATGAGACAgctcaaaatattgaaactagTCGAACCAAAGAAGAAATTCTGACGAATGGAATGTTTATTCGTAGCGATCAAGAAATCGTTTTGAAGAGGCGCTCATCAGCTgtacaaaataaaactgaCTTACTGCCGTCTGAGTATTATGAATACATCTCTCAGGTTTCGAAAAGATTTACACATGAAGTTATTAATACGCAGCCTCTGAGGCAACCCATTAAGAAACAATCAAACAACTCTCAGATATTGGAAGAAGCAGACGATTCTTTTTTTAGTTTTGATTATCAACCGAATCTAAATGGTCACCCTGGACCAAGTCCGAGTTTAATTCTTCAAGCGTTGACAATGTCAAATGCTAACGATGGTATTAATTTAGAGAGGCTCGAAACTATTGGAGATTcttttctaaaatattcaataactACATACTTGTATTGTACATATGACAATATACATGAAGGAAAATTGAGTCACCTGAGATCAAAACAA GTGAgcaatttaaatttatacagaTTAGGCCGTCGAAAAGTATTGGGTGAAAGTATGATAGCAACTAAATTTGAACCGCACGATAATTGGTTACCACCATGCTATTATGTACCACGTGAAATAGAACAAGCATTAATAGAATCTGGAGTGCCGTCAAATTTGTGGAACCAAGCAGATATTCCAGTTCTCAGAGCTGTAAATCGAAATGAAATATCCGAACTTGTTCGAGAAACGGAGCATAAACTCGAGATTATGCGAACTGAACTGATTCGAAGCAGCAATGATTCTGCtaccgattttgaaaagttacgATGTTTCATACCATATAATCTAATTACACAGCATAGTATACCAGATAAAAGTGTCGCTGACTGTGTGGAAGCTTTAATAGGAGCATATTTAATAGCGTGTGGGCCCAGAGGAGCTTTCTTATTCATGGCCTGGCTAGGAATTCATGTCTTACCATTCCAAAAAGTTTCTATCATATCCACAAATGAACCACTTGACAGACCTCCGGGTAGTTCGTCCTATATTAaggaaattaacgaaaatggAGAAACATGCTGGACACAA ATACGCTATGGAAACTTAGATGAGCCACAGTGCCCACTTTTGAGGCATGTACCAGATCCTGAAAAGGAGTTGAGTCTGATGCTGGACGGTTATAGCGATCTTGAAGAAAGTATGGGCTACAAATTTCGTGAGCCGAGTTACTTATTGCAAGCATTCACCCATGCATCGTATCAGCCAAATAAATTGACAGACTGTTACCAACGCTTAGAATTTCTTGGAGATGCAGTTTTAGGTAACAACTTA ATTATCTGA